Part of the Azospirillum formosense genome is shown below.
TGTTGGTCAGCGTCGCGCTGGTCACCGTCGGGGCGTTGGGCGCGGTGGTGTCGATGGTCAGCGTCTGGGTGCCGGCCGGGGAGACGTTGCCCGCGGCGTCGGTGGCGGTCGCCGCGACGGCGTTGGTGCCGTTGGCGTCGAGGACCAGCGAGCCGGCGGTCGGGGTGGCCGTGGCGAGGTCGATGGACCAGCCGCCGCCCGTGGCGGTGGTCGTGTAGGTGGCGCCGCCCACCGTGACGGTGACGGTGCTGCCGGCCTCGGCGGTGCCGGTGAGGGTCGGGGCGGCGTTCTTGGTCAGCGCCGCGCTGGTCACCGCCGGCGCGCCGGGCGGCGTCGTGTCGATGGTCAGCGTCTGCGTGCCCGCCGTGGACGTGTTGTTGGACGCGTCCTTGGCGGTGACCGACACCGCATTGGCGCCGTTGGCGTTCAAGCTCAGCGCGCCGGCGGCCGGCGTCGCCGTGGCGAGGTCGATCGACCAGGCGCCGCCCGTGGCGGTGGTGGTGTAGGTCGCCCCGCCCACCGTGACGGTCACCGTGCTGCCCGCCTCGGCGGTGCCGGTCAGGACCGGGGTGGCGCTCTTGGTCAGCGCCGCGCTGGTGACCACCGGAGCGGCGGGCGGCGTCACGTCGGCGACGCTCACCACCGTGCCGATGCCGGAGATGGCCGCGCTGCCGGTGGCGCCGCCGCTGTCGGTCAGGCCGGCGATGGCCACCGTGCGGTCGCCCAGCGTCGCGGTGGCGCTGGTGTTCTTGTAGGTGACGCCGCCCAGCAGCGCGCTCATCTGCGCGTCGTCGCGCTCCAGGCCGCTGACGGTCACCCTGGCGACGCCGCCGACCACCGAGACGCTCACGCCGGCGTTGCCGCCCGCGACGCCGAGACCGCTCAGGGTGGCGGTGGCGCCGTGGACCAGGGCGACGTCGGTGCCGCCGATGGTCAGGACCTCGGTGGCGTCGACCACGCCGGCGACGGTGAACTCCGCGCCGCGGAAGCTCTGCCCGGCTTCCACGGTGGAGGCCGCCACGCCGCTGAACAAGCTGGTCGCGCTGTCCACCCCGACGCCGAAGGTCTTGGCTCCGCCGGTCGCGGTCAGGGTCGGCACGGCGTCGACGGCGATCGTCGCGGTGGCGCCGCCGGTGCTGAAGGCGTCGGCAGCGGTGTCGGCGGTGGCGCCGGGGGTGCCGCTGGTGCGGTCCCAGGCCTTGAAGGTGATGGCGCCGGTGTCGGTGTTGGCGAAGCCCGAGCCGCTCGGCACGAAGCGCACGCGGTCGGACCCGGCGAGCAGCAGCGCCGCGCCGTTGGACGAGGCGGTGGGGATGTCGGTCCAGGCGCCGGTGCCGACCTTGTACTGCCAGGTGCCGTTGGTGTTGGTCACGCCGGTGACGGCGATGCCCAGCGGGACGACGGTGACCATCGGGACGGGGCTGTCGTACTCGGCGTCGGTGGCGGTGCCGGCGGAGGCGAGCAGGGCGGTGACGGTGGTGCCGGTGTTGGCGGCGTCGGCGATGCCCTGGTCGATGGCGGCGAGGCTGCGGACGTGGTTGGAGAGGATCGGGCTGTCGTTGGCGCCGGTGAAGTTGAGGGTGAGCTGCTGGGAGACGGTGCGGTTGCCGTCGGAGACGGTGAAGGTGCTGGTGCCCTGCATCGGCCCGGCGGGGACGCCGTTGAGGAAGGCGGCGTCGAAGACGTAGGCGTAGTGGCCGGTCTGGCTGTTGACGTAGGCGGTGCCGCCCGGGCCGGTGGACCAGGTGTCGTAGGTGACGCCGTTGCCGAGCGTGACGCTGCCGTGCTGGACCGGGGAGGCCTGCGAGCCGGCGATGGAGAAGGTCAGCGTGCCGCCTTCCAGGTCGGTGGCGGCGAGCTGGCCGTCGATCAGCGGGAAGCTGTCGGCGGCGGCGGTGTCGACCAGCGTCGGCGGGGTGGCGGGGACGGCGAGGACCGGCGGGGCGTCGGTGTCGATGCGGTCGTTGGTCTGGCTGATCGGGGTGGTGTAGGGGGCGTTGGCGTTGCTGGCGCCGTCGACCAGGACGATGTTGACCGGGATGTCGTCGCCGGCGGCGCGATTGCCGGTGCGCAGGCCGTCGGCGGTGACGGTGAAGGTGGCGGTGTAGGTGCTGGCGCTGATCTTGGTCAGGTTGGCCAGCGCGAAGCCGCCCACCGTGCTGCCGCTGCCCAGCGTGTAGGTGTCGCTGTCCGCCGCCACGGTGATCGTCACCGTCACCGTGTCGCCGACCTGGACCGGCTGGTTCGGGATGCTCACGTTGGTGATCGACGGCGGCGTCGTGTCCGGGGTGCTGTTCGTCACCGACCGGTTGGTGACGCTGGCCGCGTCCGCCCCGCCGGTCGCGTTCTGGATCGCCGCCGCGTCGTTGCCGCTGGTGGGGTCGGTGTAGCTGACGGTGACCGTCTGCCCGTGCTGGACCGCCTGGGCCAGGGTCAGAGTGACCGTCTTGTTGACACTGTTCACGGCGACGCCGGAGACGGTGACCGTGCTGCCGCCGACCTTGACCTCGAAGGCGCCCGCCGTCGGGCCGTTCGCGGCGTCCAGCGCGGTGTCGTAGGTCAGGACCAGCGCGGTCCCGTCGACCGTGGCGCTTTGCAGGACCGGGGCGGGCGGGGCGAGCGTCACCATGACGGATCCGGACGAGAACGCCGCCATTGTAGGATTAGGCATCCCGTCCTGCGACGCGAAGATACTGATGGGGAAAACGCCGGTGGTGTCTGTTCCGGACGCCGTCACATCGAACGTCAGCGTCAGGGTGCCGACCGGGTAGATGCCGGTCAAAAGCGCGTTCGGTTGGTTGTCCAGCTTGAGATTTGCGATTGTCCAACCGGCGGGAGCGGCGACATCGAAGTAGACCGACGTGCCGATCAGTATGATCGCTGACGATATGTTGACCGTGAAGGAAACTTGGGTCGGGGTGCCGGCGATGAACGTGGCCGTCGGGTTGTCCGGCGTCACCGACACGGTTCCAAATGCGGAGTTCTGCGTGCCAAAGGACGCCGTGGCGACTTTGTTCACCTCGGTGGTGTTGTTGGCTGAGCCGCTGTCGGTGATGGACCGCAGGACGACCGGGCGTGTTTCGCTGAGACCCGGCCGATATTGAGCAAGGCTGCTGACCGTCGTCGATGTGGTCTTGTAGGCGATGCCGTCGACCAGCGTGTTCATCGCGCTGTTGCTCAGCGCCATGCCGCTGATCGCCACCGTCGCGACGCCGTTCACCAGCGTCACCGCGTAGTTGCCGCCGGTGAAGCTGCCCGAGCTTCCGTTGCTCAGCGCGATGTCGGTTCCGGCGATCGTCAGGAATTCGTTGCTGCCGGTTCCCGCGACATTGTGGACGGTCAGCACCATGCCGGTGAAGGTCTGCCCGCTGTCCATGGTGGAGGCGCTGACGGCATTGAACAGGTCGAAAATCGGGTTGCCCGCCACGACATAGGCGTAAGCGTCGACCGGCGTGAGCGCCAGCGTGGGCGGGGTGGTGTTCGGGTTGGGCGTGTCGTTGGTGACCGGCTGGGCGGTGATGGTCGCGGCGTCGATGCCGCCCCAGGCGGACTGGACGGCGTTGACGTCGTCACCCACGGTCGGGTCGGCATAGGAAACGGTGACCGCGTTGCCATGGGTGACCGCTTGGGCGAGCGTCAGCGTCACCGTCTTGTTCGCGCCGTCCACGGCGACGTTGCTGACCGTAACCGGGCTGCCGCCGGCCGTCACGGTGAAGGCGCCCGCCGCCGGCGGGTTGGCGGAGTCGAGCGCCACGTCGTAGGTCAGCACCAGCGACGCGCCGTTCACCGCGGCGCTCTGCAGGACCGGCGCCGGGGCCGCGACGACGACGGTGGACGAAACGCCGCTGAGGTTGGAGGTGTTGTTGCTGCTGCCGTCGTCGGTGACGTTGGTGATGGAGATGACGCGGTTGCCGGGCGTGACGATGCCGGTGAGGACATCGCCGGAATTGACGTAGGCGATGCCGTCGATCAGCGTCGCCAACTGGGTGTTGGTGAGGCTGAACCCGCTCAAGGTGACGGTCGCCGTGGTGCCGCTGTAGGAGGTGGAGAGCGTCGCCCCCGGAATCGTCGGCACGGTCACCCCGGTGGCGGGGGAGGTCAGGGACACCGGCATGATGCCGTCGAGGGACAGCCACTCGTCGTCAACGACGTTGGTGACCGTCAGGGTCACGCTGGTGAAGACCTGTCCGGTGTTGGTGCTGGCGGCCACCCCGGAAAACAGGTCCACCGGCGCCGCGTTCTGAGTGAAGGTCGGCGCGTTGCCCGTAGCGGTCACGGTGGGGGCGTTGAGCTGGACCGTGAAGCTGGTTCTGAAATCCGGAATGTCGACGCCGGCCTGGTTCTGGATGGCGGTGGTGCTGTCCACGGTGTCCCCGTCGTAATAACGGAGGGAGACGGCATCCCCATTCTGGAAGATGTAGCCGTTGCCGACCTCGACGGTGACGGTGCTCCCAACGACGGCGACGCTCGAAACGCTGTGGTAGACGCCGTTGATGCGAATCTGCCCCTGCGTTGTCGAGGACCCGAAGAACTGCTGGGTGGACGGGGGGTTGTTGGCGTCCAGCGCCTGATCGAAGGACAGGACGACCTTGTTTGTCCCGATTTGCGCGGACGAGGAGAGGAATGCCGGGGGGCGAGCGGACAGAACCGTGACCGAGACGTCCACCGAATGGGTGTCCAGGCCATAGGGCGCCTGGATGACGCCGGTCAGGTCGTCACCCGCCGGGTCCTCGTAGCGGAAGGCGATGGCGTCGTTCAGTTGGAACTGGTGGCCGACGGTGAGGGTCACGACGGAGTCGGACACCACGGCGCTGATCAGGGTGACCGCGTTGCCATTGATCAGGATGGAACCGGTGCCCGCGTTCAGGGTGCCGTCGGTCGCCACGAAGTGAGTCAGCAGCGGGTTGCTCGTGGCGTCCAGGCTGTCGTCGTACCTCATGGTGATGGTGTTTTCGCCGGTGTAGGCGACCGCGTCATCGAAGAACGGTGCCGCCAGCACCCCGCGATACTGCTCGATCCGCAGGGCTTCGGTCCGCAGCGTGCCCCGGGTCCAGCCGAGGGTCCAGTCGCCGCCCAGCTCCGCGGCGCCCGTCAGGGTCCGGGACGCCGCCATGGCCGCGCCGGTGATGTCGGCGAGCGCGTCGAGGAACGACCCGCCATGGCCGCTCGCCACGTTGCAGCCGTACAGCAGGATGTCGCCATCATCGCCGAGGCAGGCGCCGATGGCGGCCAGTTCCATCCCGCGTGCCGACAGAGCCGCCTCGTCCAGCCGGGCCGTGCCGAGCTGCAGCCCGCCTTCAAAGCCGTGGCACAGCACATGGAGCGCCCGCACGCCGTGACGCCCGCTCAACGCCTGTGCCATCGCCGCCACACCGTCGCGGCCTTCGCCGATCAGCACCGCTTCCACGCCGGGCGGAAGCCCGGT
Proteins encoded:
- a CDS encoding Ig-like domain-containing protein, translated to MTEASAADTTHVTTSGRFPRAAAEIAVIDTALAGWRDLQTGLPPGVEAVLIGEGRDGVAAMAQALSGRHGVRALHVLCHGFEGGLQLGTARLDEAALSARGMELAAIGACLGDDGDILLYGCNVASGHGGSFLDALADITGAAMAASRTLTGAAELGGDWTLGWTRGTLRTEALRIEQYRGVLAAPFFDDAVAYTGENTITMRYDDSLDATSNPLLTHFVATDGTLNAGTGSILINGNAVTLISAVVSDSVVTLTVGHQFQLNDAIAFRYEDPAGDDLTGVIQAPYGLDTHSVDVSVTVLSARPPAFLSSSAQIGTNKVVLSFDQALDANNPPSTQQFFGSSTTQGQIRINGVYHSVSSVAVVGSTVTVEVGNGYIFQNGDAVSLRYYDGDTVDSTTAIQNQAGVDIPDFRTSFTVQLNAPTVTATGNAPTFTQNAAPVDLFSGVAASTNTGQVFTSVTLTVTNVVDDEWLSLDGIMPVSLTSPATGVTVPTIPGATLSTSYSGTTATVTLSGFSLTNTQLATLIDGIAYVNSGDVLTGIVTPGNRVISITNVTDDGSSNNTSNLSGVSSTVVVAAPAPVLQSAAVNGASLVLTYDVALDSANPPAAGAFTVTAGGSPVTVSNVAVDGANKTVTLTLAQAVTHGNAVTVSYADPTVGDDVNAVQSAWGGIDAATITAQPVTNDTPNPNTTPPTLALTPVDAYAYVVAGNPIFDLFNAVSASTMDSGQTFTGMVLTVHNVAGTGSNEFLTIAGTDIALSNGSSGSFTGGNYAVTLVNGVATVAISGMALSNSAMNTLVDGIAYKTTSTTVSSLAQYRPGLSETRPVVLRSITDSGSANNTTEVNKVATASFGTQNSAFGTVSVTPDNPTATFIAGTPTQVSFTVNISSAIILIGTSVYFDVAAPAGWTIANLKLDNQPNALLTGIYPVGTLTLTFDVTASGTDTTGVFPISIFASQDGMPNPTMAAFSSGSVMVTLAPPAPVLQSATVDGTALVLTYDTALDAANGPTAGAFEVKVGGSTVTVSGVAVNSVNKTVTLTLAQAVQHGQTVTVSYTDPTSGNDAAAIQNATGGADAASVTNRSVTNSTPDTTPPSITNVSIPNQPVQVGDTVTVTITVAADSDTYTLGSGSTVGGFALANLTKISASTYTATFTVTADGLRTGNRAAGDDIPVNIVLVDGASNANAPYTTPISQTNDRIDTDAPPVLAVPATPPTLVDTAAADSFPLIDGQLAATDLEGGTLTFSIAGSQASPVQHGSVTLGNGVTYDTWSTGPGGTAYVNSQTGHYAYVFDAAFLNGVPAGPMQGTSTFTVSDGNRTVSQQLTLNFTGANDSPILSNHVRSLAAIDQGIADAANTGTTVTALLASAGTATDAEYDSPVPMVTVVPLGIAVTGVTNTNGTWQYKVGTGAWTDIPTASSNGAALLLAGSDRVRFVPSGSGFANTDTGAITFKAWDRTSGTPGATADTAADAFSTGGATATIAVDAVPTLTATGGAKTFGVGVDSATSLFSGVAASTVEAGQSFRGAEFTVAGVVDATEVLTIGGTDVALVHGATATLSGLGVAGGNAGVSVSVVGGVARVTVSGLERDDAQMSALLGGVTYKNTSATATLGDRTVAIAGLTDSGGATGSAAISGIGTVVSVADVTPPAAPVVTSAALTKSATPVLTGTAEAGSTVTVTVGGATYTTTATGGAWSIDLATATPAAGALSLNANGANAVSVTAKDASNNTSTAGTQTLTIDTTPPGAPAVTSAALTKNAAPTLTGTAEAGSTVTVTVGGATYTTTATGGGWSIDLATATPTAGSLVLDANGTNAVAATATDAAGNVSPAGTQTLTIDTTAPNAPTVTSATLTNSTAPTLTGIAETYSTVTVTVGGATYTTTATGGGWSIDLATATPTAGVLTLNPNGANPVAATATDAAGNTSSAGTHTLTIDTTAPNAPTVTSATLTNSTAPTLTGIAETYSTVTVTVGGATYTTTASPTGTWSINLATATPTSGALVLDANGANSVSVTATDAAGNTSSAGTQSLTIDTTLPGAPAVTSATLTNSATPTIAGTAEAGSTVTVTVGGATYTTTATGGSWSVGLSTATPTAGVLTLNPNGANPVAATATDAAGNVSAPGTQTLTIDTTAPNAPAVTSAVLTNSTTPTLTGTAEAGSTVTVTVGGATYTTTATGGSWSIDLATATPASGALSLNANGANPVAATATDAAGNVSTAGTQSLTIDTTAPTAPTITTALANSTTPTLTGTAEAGSTVTVTVGGATYTTTATGGSWSVDLSTATPTAGALTLNPNGANPVSATATDAAGNTSSAGTQSLTIDTTLPNAPAVTSAALTKNATPTIAGTAEAGSTVTVTVGGATYTTTATGGSWSVDLSTATPTAGVLTLNPNGANPIAATATDAAGNVSAPGTQTLTIDTTPPGAPAVTSAVLTNSTTPTLTGTAEAGSTVTVTVGGATYTTTATGGNWSIDLATATPASGALSLNTNGANPISATATDAAGNVSPAGTQSLVVDTTLPDAPTVTSAALSNSATPTLTGIAEAGSTVTVTVGGATYTTTATGGTWSVDLATATPTAGVLTLNPNGANPVSATATDASGNVSAPGTQTLTIDTTKPDAPTVTTALTNSTTPTLTGTAEAGSTVTVTVGGATYTTTATGAGAWSLNLATAIPAAGTLSLTANAANPVSVTATDAAGNTSPAGTRSLVVDTTPPTATVLFEDDSIDAIEQTGAAFTISGGEAGAAFTWTITSAGGGQVTGSGVMAGPTARVDGLDLSGLGDGTLTLTLGLSDPAGNASPPFTATTQKLTATVDKPAPVAPPAVATVDGATVSGAVTTGSDGSRTTTVTIAASNAARVEDSSTANPDLADVPVVREQVVDRQTGQVSTQTTLTVSVSTGVAVTATGSAERQTAAQALSGLSGLIAAIEARTDAGTTARGTLTGGGSGFLSVLSTQAQLLVRAIDFSAPGVAAGQAVQTRVTGSTLGGTGPTSTAPTAVVLNTAAVAGPVTIQLDNVEFAAVVGNATLVGGDGEQIVYGDDHEQFMHLGAGDDILHGGGGNDTITSAGGNDTLYGDDGDDLVHGGEDDDWLVGGAGNDLIGGGTGNDRLFGGTGNDVLFGEAGNDTLTGEAGNDTLSGGTGDDLLFGEAGDDLLLGDEGDDTLSGGAGNDTALGGAGNDLIGLGTGNDLGLGGDGNDTLFGEEGDDTLFGGAGNDVLHGGAGNDLLFADGGADTLWGGAGADVFAFGRASGGSVVMDFQAGVDRLALYDAGLDLGAVIRSARVEGGSTTLDLGAGNRITILGQTGNVAAWFA